One Sphaerisporangium krabiense DNA segment encodes these proteins:
- a CDS encoding alpha/beta hydrolase, whose amino-acid sequence MKRTLTASLLALAAVLPVTLGGRTAAAADAPISWRQCGDRPGAECGSLEVPLDWTHPTGATIKLSVTRRKAADPAARVGTLFYNPGGPGGQAVLIVRDYPSTAFSAELLRRFDVVGVDPRGVGESQAVRCGLPVHDPEVSAYPDTPAGYEALVAHNKAVGESCLAETGPLLRHIGTMSVARDFDAVRAALGETKITFLGKSYGTILGTRYAQLFPDRIRAMALDGAVDHGMGSRRLVTDATRAVEDSFERFAAWCDRTDSCALHGRDVGRVWDDLVARAEREPIPVKDGRPLTAEELRYVAYAFLTMVPEFAGGLATALTQAEQGDASILASMRGQALDDPASTAAYRSVLCLDIDPEIHGYRDLRARLKKVRALSPHMKGTSEFWDMTTGCLGWPVPPADPQRPVDVHGAPPILVVGTTHDPATPAGWARSLSSHISGSGLLTYDGTGHTAYLRSACATGHVDRYLLTGRLPARGTVCEAGR is encoded by the coding sequence ATGAAGCGAACGCTCACGGCCTCCCTGCTCGCGTTGGCGGCCGTCCTGCCGGTCACGCTGGGCGGCAGGACGGCGGCCGCCGCCGACGCCCCGATCTCCTGGCGGCAGTGCGGTGACCGGCCCGGAGCCGAATGCGGCTCCCTGGAGGTCCCCCTCGACTGGACGCACCCCACCGGCGCCACGATCAAACTGTCCGTCACCCGCAGGAAGGCGGCCGATCCCGCCGCCCGCGTCGGCACGCTCTTCTACAACCCCGGCGGGCCGGGCGGGCAGGCGGTGCTGATCGTCCGCGACTACCCCTCCACCGCGTTCAGCGCGGAACTGCTCCGCCGCTTCGACGTCGTCGGCGTCGACCCGCGCGGCGTGGGGGAGAGCCAGGCGGTGCGGTGCGGTCTGCCCGTCCACGATCCCGAGGTCAGCGCGTATCCCGACACCCCCGCCGGCTACGAGGCGCTCGTGGCGCACAACAAGGCCGTCGGGGAGAGCTGCCTGGCGGAGACGGGCCCGCTGCTGCGGCACATCGGCACCATGAGCGTGGCGCGCGACTTCGACGCCGTGCGTGCCGCGCTCGGCGAGACGAAGATCACCTTCCTCGGCAAGTCCTACGGCACCATCCTCGGCACCCGGTACGCCCAGCTGTTCCCGGACCGGATCCGCGCGATGGCGCTGGACGGCGCGGTCGACCACGGCATGGGCTCCCGGCGTCTGGTCACCGACGCGACGAGGGCCGTGGAGGACTCGTTCGAGCGGTTCGCGGCCTGGTGCGACCGCACGGACAGCTGCGCGCTGCACGGCCGCGACGTGGGCCGCGTGTGGGACGACCTGGTGGCGCGGGCCGAACGCGAACCGATTCCCGTCAAGGACGGACGCCCGCTGACGGCAGAGGAACTGCGGTACGTCGCGTACGCCTTCCTCACGATGGTGCCCGAGTTCGCCGGAGGCTTGGCGACGGCCCTCACCCAGGCCGAGCAGGGCGACGCCTCGATCCTCGCCTCCATGCGGGGGCAGGCGCTGGACGACCCGGCGAGCACCGCCGCGTACCGTTCCGTGCTGTGCCTGGACATCGACCCGGAGATCCACGGCTACCGTGACCTGCGAGCGCGGCTGAAGAAGGTCCGCGCGCTGTCACCGCACATGAAGGGCACGTCGGAGTTCTGGGACATGACGACCGGCTGCCTCGGCTGGCCCGTGCCGCCCGCCGATCCTCAGCGGCCCGTGGACGTCCACGGCGCCCCGCCGATCCTGGTCGTCGGCACGACCCACGACCCGGCGACCCCGGCCGGCTGGGCCCGCAGCCTGTCGTCCCACATCAGCGGCTCGGGCCTGCTGACGTACGACGGCACCGGCCACACCGCCTACCTGCGCTCCGCCTGCGCCACCGGCCACGTCGACCGATACCTGCTCACGGGCCGGCTCCCCGCCCGGGGAACCGTCTGCGAGGCCGGCCGGTAG
- a CDS encoding YbfB/YjiJ family MFS transporter, translating into MSDPHLLGPSMRQAARLALGTASALGLARFAYGLLLPAMRDDLGWSLAEAGAMNTANGLGYLVGAVATAVVARRRGAAATFRWGMVLIAAALAATAITDDYSALLTARAAAGAAGAAVFVTGGVIASRIAARAASSAPITVYFAGAGLGIAAGGAAIPPVADHWRLAWIGLGLAATVAALVSRTAANTGREEPAATAGRARLRPLWGIALAYLLFAAGYITYITFLSAYLADLRAPLGQVVLTWTALGLAVVAAPALWSRPTTHWPGTRALTCLLATLAGGAALALAAPAPPVILASAIVYGATFMGVPAAVTTLIKVHTPSADWTATLSAFTMLFAAGQTAGPWLAGHLADRTSTDAAPAWTAILCAAAALIAAIAGRSLRDAAPRPSVIETNT; encoded by the coding sequence TTGTCCGACCCTCACCTCCTCGGCCCGTCGATGCGGCAGGCGGCGCGGCTGGCCCTCGGCACCGCCTCGGCCCTCGGGCTGGCACGCTTCGCCTACGGACTGCTGCTGCCCGCCATGCGCGACGACCTCGGCTGGTCGTTGGCCGAAGCCGGGGCGATGAACACCGCCAACGGGCTCGGTTACCTGGTCGGCGCGGTGGCGACCGCCGTCGTCGCGCGCCGCCGGGGCGCCGCCGCCACCTTCCGCTGGGGCATGGTCCTGATCGCGGCGGCGCTGGCCGCCACCGCGATCACCGATGACTATTCGGCACTGCTGACCGCACGAGCCGCCGCCGGGGCGGCGGGAGCGGCCGTGTTCGTCACCGGCGGCGTGATCGCCTCACGCATCGCCGCCCGCGCCGCCTCCAGCGCGCCCATCACCGTGTACTTCGCCGGCGCCGGGCTGGGCATCGCCGCCGGCGGCGCCGCCATCCCCCCGGTGGCCGATCACTGGCGCCTCGCCTGGATCGGCCTGGGCCTCGCCGCCACCGTGGCCGCACTTGTCAGCCGGACCGCCGCGAACACCGGACGGGAAGAGCCGGCCGCCACCGCCGGCCGGGCCCGCCTGCGCCCGCTGTGGGGAATCGCCCTGGCCTACCTGCTGTTCGCCGCCGGCTACATCACCTACATCACCTTCCTGTCCGCCTACCTCGCCGACCTGCGTGCCCCGCTCGGGCAGGTGGTGCTCACCTGGACGGCGCTGGGCCTGGCCGTCGTGGCGGCGCCCGCGCTGTGGAGCCGTCCGACAACCCACTGGCCCGGCACCCGGGCCCTGACCTGTCTGCTCGCCACCCTGGCCGGCGGCGCGGCACTGGCCCTGGCCGCGCCGGCGCCACCGGTCATCCTCGCCTCGGCGATCGTCTACGGGGCGACGTTCATGGGCGTCCCCGCCGCCGTCACCACGCTCATCAAGGTCCACACCCCGTCCGCCGACTGGACCGCCACCCTGTCGGCCTTCACCATGCTGTTCGCGGCCGGTCAGACCGCGGGCCCATGGCTGGCCGGGCACCTCGCCGACCGCACCTCGACCGATGCCGCCCCCGCCTGGACCGCGATCCTGTGCGCCGCCGCGGCGCTGATCGCCGCGATAGCGGGCCGCTCCCTTCGGGACGCGGCGCCTCGGCCGAGCGTCATCGAGACGAACACCTGA
- a CDS encoding alpha/beta fold hydrolase, translated as MATFVLIPGMCHGGWCFDELAERLRDHGHRACPLTLTGLGERSHLLHGTVNLDTHIQDVTGVLAAENIHDAVLVGHSYGGMVITGVADRMPGRVAALVYLDAMVPGNGDSCWSLVTDRERQWYTDVVETGYAVRPLPFFDTRATPHPLASLFQPLRLTGDVTKSRRQVYVYAAGWDGESPFTPVHERLREDPAWTTHALDGGHNLMRDTPLELLKILLDAGEPY; from the coding sequence ATGGCCACGTTCGTCCTGATCCCTGGAATGTGCCACGGCGGCTGGTGTTTCGACGAGCTCGCCGAACGACTACGCGACCATGGCCACCGCGCCTGCCCGCTGACGTTGACCGGCCTCGGTGAACGCAGCCACCTGCTGCACGGCACGGTGAACCTCGACACCCACATCCAGGACGTGACCGGCGTCCTGGCGGCCGAGAACATCCACGATGCCGTGCTGGTCGGCCACAGCTACGGCGGAATGGTGATCACCGGAGTCGCCGACCGCATGCCCGGCCGCGTGGCCGCCTTGGTGTACCTGGACGCCATGGTGCCGGGGAACGGGGACTCCTGCTGGAGTCTGGTCACCGATCGCGAGCGGCAGTGGTACACCGACGTGGTGGAGACCGGCTACGCGGTACGACCGCTGCCGTTCTTCGATACCCGCGCCACACCCCACCCGCTGGCCTCGCTGTTCCAGCCGCTCCGGCTCACCGGCGACGTCACGAAGAGCCGGCGCCAGGTCTACGTGTACGCCGCCGGATGGGACGGCGAGTCCCCTTTCACCCCTGTCCACGAACGGCTGCGCGAGGACCCCGCGTGGACCACGCACGCGCTCGACGGCGGGCACAACCTCATGCGGGACACGCCGCTGGAGCTGCTGAAGATCCTGCTCGACGCCGGGGAACCGTACTGA
- a CDS encoding aldo/keto reductase: MGFNGIAAAAGTWELGDLTVNRLGFGAMRLTGSAAFHLGAPRGREQSIAVLRRAVELGVNHIDTAAFYFSALRSANELINRALAPYPDGLVIVPKVGPRRDESGGWATWATPEELRGQVEENIRQLGVDHLDVVNLRVNRTGSIAEHFGALADLRKEGLVRHLGVSNVSVKQLAEAQDIAPVVCVQNRYGIDTRPADSEEVLRVCGEQGIAFVPFFAIAGEGREQGAPATHDAAVTEIARAHGATPAQVRLAWTLHQGPHVLAIPGTGDPAHLEQNVAAAALRLSAADLTRLSSLPSGDPQRLPRP; encoded by the coding sequence ATGGGTTTCAACGGCATTGCGGCGGCGGCGGGGACTTGGGAGCTGGGGGACCTCACGGTCAACAGGCTGGGGTTCGGGGCCATGCGGCTGACGGGGAGCGCCGCGTTCCATCTGGGGGCGCCGAGGGGCCGCGAGCAGTCGATCGCCGTGCTGCGGCGGGCGGTCGAGCTGGGAGTGAACCACATCGACACGGCCGCGTTCTACTTCTCGGCGCTGCGGTCCGCCAACGAACTGATCAACCGGGCGCTGGCCCCGTATCCGGACGGTCTGGTCATCGTCCCCAAGGTGGGGCCGAGGCGCGACGAGTCGGGCGGGTGGGCCACGTGGGCGACCCCAGAGGAGCTGCGCGGCCAGGTGGAGGAGAACATCCGCCAGCTGGGGGTGGACCACCTCGACGTGGTGAACCTGCGGGTCAACAGGACCGGGTCGATCGCCGAGCACTTCGGCGCCTTGGCCGACCTTCGGAAAGAGGGGCTCGTTCGCCATCTCGGCGTCTCGAACGTCAGCGTGAAGCAGCTCGCCGAGGCACAGGACATCGCCCCGGTGGTGTGCGTGCAGAACCGCTACGGCATCGACACCCGGCCGGCCGACTCCGAGGAGGTCCTGCGGGTCTGCGGCGAGCAGGGCATCGCGTTCGTGCCGTTCTTCGCGATCGCCGGCGAAGGACGTGAACAGGGCGCCCCCGCCACCCACGACGCGGCGGTGACCGAGATCGCCCGCGCGCACGGCGCGACCCCGGCGCAGGTCCGCCTGGCCTGGACCCTCCACCAGGGCCCGCACGTCCTGGCCATCCCCGGCACCGGCGACCCCGCCCACCTGGAGCAGAACGTCGCCGCCGCCGCCCTCCGCCTCTCCGCGGCCGACCTCACCCGCCTGAGCTCTCTCCCCTCCGGCGACCCCCAGCGTCTCCCGCGGCCATGA